The window TCGCGGCGTCGCGGCCCTCCCGAATCGCCCAGACGATCAGGGAGGCGCCCCGTTTCATATCGCCGGCGGCGAAGACCCCTTCGACGCTGGTCATCTGATTTTCATCCACCGCCACATGGCCGCGCGCATCCAGCCCGACCCCGAGATCCTCCAGCAGGCCCGTCCGCACCGGACCGGTGAAACCCATCGCCAACAGAACCAGATCGGCGTCCAGCTCGAATTCCGTTCCGGGCATCTCCACGAACCGGGTGCGTCCGGACGGGTCCGTCTTCATCTCGACCCGCACCGCCTGAAGCCGGCTCACCCGCCCGTCCCGGCCGGAAAACCGTTGGGTGGAAACGCTCCATTCCCGCCGGCAACCTTCCTCGTGCGCGTGGGACGTCCGGAGCATCATCGGCCAGAGCGGCCACGGCGTCGACGCGGCCCGGCTCTCGGGCGGCTGGGGCAGGAGCTCGAACTGATAAACCTCCTTCGCCCCCTGGCGGTGCACGGTTCCGAGGCAATCGGAACCGGTGTCCCCCCCGCCGATGATCACCACGCGTTTATCCTTGGCCGTGATCCGGACCGACGGATCGATCGCGTCGCCGGCGTTGATCTTGTTTTGCTGCGTGAGGTAATCCATGGCGGGATGGATTCCGGAAAGTTCCCGGCCGGGCACCGGAAGCTCGCGGGCCGTCATCGCGCCGCCGCACAGGCAGACGGCATCGAAGCGCTTCCGCAGCAGATCCGCCGGAAAATCGGGGCCGACATCCACACCGGTCTTGAACGCGACCCCCTCCGCGCGCATCTGCTCCAAGCGGCGGTCCAGGACCGATTTTTCCATTTTGAAGTCCGGGATGCCGTACCGAAGCAGACCGCCGATCCGGTCGGCCTTCTCGAAGACCGTGACCGCGTGTCCCGCGCGGGCCAGCTGCTGCGCGGCCGCCAGGCCGGCGGGGCCGGATCCGACCACGGCCACGGCGTACCCGGTCGGCTTCTCCGGGAGAACCGGCGTCACCCAGCCCTCGTCGAAGCCGCGGTCGATGATATTCCATTCGACGATCCGGATGGCCACCGGATCCTCGATGATCCCCAACACGCAGGCCGACTCGCACGGTGCCGGGCAGAGCCGCCCGGTGAACTCCGGAAAATTGTTGGTGGAATGAAGCATCTTCAACGCGTCCTTCCACCGCCCCTGAAAAACAAGATCATTCCAGTCCGGAATCATGTTCTGGACCGGACAGCCGTTGTTGCTCTGACAGAACGGCACGCCGCAATCCATGCAGCGGGCGCCCTGGGCCTTGAGCGCTTCCTCGGAAATCGGCCGGTAGAACTCCCGCCAGTCATGGACCCGCTCCTCGACCGGTCTCCGCTTGGGGCCCTCCCTCCGGATCTTTAAAAATCCCTTGGGGTCACCCATGAACGGCCGCCTCCTTCGATGCGGTTTTCTGGGCCTTCCGCTGCTCCATCACCTTCTTATACTCCACCGGCATGACGCGCAGGAACTTCGGAAGCATGACGCTCCACTGCTCCAGCACCTTTTGGGCCTGGGCGCTGCCCGTATGCCGGGCGTGCCGCTCGATCATCCCCTTCAGTAGGGCCTGGTCCTCTTTGTCCCGGACGGGCTCAAGCTCCACCATGCTCAGATTGCACCGGCGTTCAAACCCGCCGTCCCGGTTCAGCACGAACGCGACGCCGCCGCTCATCCCGGCCGCAAAATTCCTCCCGGTCTGGCCCAGGACGACCACCACGCCGCCGGTCATGTACTCGCAGCCGTGATCGCCCACGCCCTCGACCACGGCCCGGCAGCCGCTGTTCCGAACCGCGAACCGCTCGCCGGCCATTCCGTGGATGTAGGCCTCGCCGCCCGTCGCGCCGTAAAGGGCGACGTTGCCGATGAGGATGGTCTCCTCCGGCGCGAAGGTCGACTTCTTGAACGGAACGACCACCAACCGTCCGCCGGCCATCCCCTTGCCCAGATAGTCGTTCGATTCGCCTTCCAGCGCCAGCGACAGCCCGTTCACGCACCAGGCCCCGAAACTCTGCCCGGCCGATCCGGTGAAGCGGAAACGAATCGTATCGTCCGGAAGGCCCGCGGCCCCGTGCCGCCGCGCGATTTCTCCGGAGAGCATGGCGCCGACCGTCCGGTGGATGTTCCGGATCGGCCACGCCGCCTCGACCCCGCGCTTCGACTCCAGCGCCGGCCGGGCCCGCTCGATCAATTGATGATCCAGGGCGTTGGCGAGCCCGTGGTCCTGCGTCTGGACGCAATGCACGGCGACATCCGGGGCGATCTCCGGCCGGTACAGGATCGCGCTCAGATCGATTCCCCGGGCCTTCCAATGGTCGATCGCCTTGTGGGGTTTGATCTTGTCCGTGCGGCCGATCATCTCCTCAAACCGGCGGAAGCCCAGCCGGGCCATCCACTCCCGGACCTCCTCCGCAACGAAGAAAAAGTAATTGACGACATGCTCCGGCAGGCCGGAAAATTTTTTCCGGAGAACGGGATCGTGCGTGGCGATCCCCACGGGACAGGTGTTCAGGTGGCATTTGCGCATCATGATGCAGCCCTCGACGATCAGCGGCGCCGTCGAGAATCCGAACTCCTCGGCCCCCAGCAAGGTCGCGATCACGACGTCCCGCCCGGTCTTCAGCTGCCCGTCGGTCTCGATCCGGACGCGGCCGCGGAGGTTGTTCATCACCAGCGTCTGCTGGGTTTCGGCCAGGCCCAGCTCCCACGGAATCCCGGCGTGCTTGATCGAGCTCCACGGCGAGGCGCCCGTGCCGCCGGAGTCTCCGCTGATCAGAATCTTGTCGGCGTGCGCCTTCGCCACGCCCGCGGCGACCGTCCCCACCCCGACCTCGGCCACCAGCTTGACCGAAACGGCGGCCTGCGGATTCACGTTTTTCAAATCGTAGATCAGCTGGGCGAGGTCTTCGATGGAATAGATGTCGTGATGGGGCG of the Nitrospiria bacterium genome contains:
- a CDS encoding glutamate synthase subunit beta; the encoded protein is MGDPKGFLKIRREGPKRRPVEERVHDWREFYRPISEEALKAQGARCMDCGVPFCQSNNGCPVQNMIPDWNDLVFQGRWKDALKMLHSTNNFPEFTGRLCPAPCESACVLGIIEDPVAIRIVEWNIIDRGFDEGWVTPVLPEKPTGYAVAVVGSGPAGLAAAQQLARAGHAVTVFEKADRIGGLLRYGIPDFKMEKSVLDRRLEQMRAEGVAFKTGVDVGPDFPADLLRKRFDAVCLCGGAMTARELPVPGRELSGIHPAMDYLTQQNKINAGDAIDPSVRITAKDKRVVIIGGGDTGSDCLGTVHRQGAKEVYQFELLPQPPESRAASTPWPLWPMMLRTSHAHEEGCRREWSVSTQRFSGRDGRVSRLQAVRVEMKTDPSGRTRFVEMPGTEFELDADLVLLAMGFTGPVRTGLLEDLGVGLDARGHVAVDENQMTSVEGVFAAGDMKRGASLIVWAIREGRDAAKGIDQYLRARAPAGAAVR